Genomic window (Candidatus Megaera polyxenophila):
GGAAAGGTATTACTCAATATATAAGCACTTGGCTAATAGTGTTCAAAATTCTATAGATTCTTTACAAGGAAAAACTCCTAAAGAAATTGAGGATTTTCATCAAAGAACTTTCCTAAAAAATTAAATTATTCTGTTGTTTTTAAAGAAAGCTTTAATAAAATTTATACTATACTTTCTAGCATAGCTTCATAAAGAGAACAATAACTTCTCTATTGCTTCATATACATTTATCAATTTAGCTATATTAACAACTATTAACTACAAAAACCATCAGTAATAATACTTAAATCCGATTTACATTTATCCTGGTTATTATCTAAATTCTCTTCTTTTTTTATGTTATAATTTTTTTCTTTTAAATCACTATTATTTTCCTTTAAATTTCTTATTTTTTTAAAATATAAATCTGTTACATTTAAACCACTAAGTTTAATTAGCTTCTTAGATATAGAAATAAAAAGCAATTTTTCTTGCCCCCAAAGATGTATTTTCATATGAATCTCTTTATTTAATTTTAGTCATTTCTATAGTATATCCTACATAAACTAAAGATAGAAATATATTATAAAAATTAAACTTATTTAATTTAATGTCAGAGAATTAGTTGTGTAATAAATTAATTAAAAACAATAGTAAAACTTAAAAATATTAATTAGTATGGTCCACTAACTTATAAAGAGCAATACTTACAAAATATTAGTAATAATAATATTACTGAGCCCTTCTAATATCATTATTTTGTAGTTAACTATATTAACAGATAATGTATATATTAATCTTGACTTTATATTTTATTTATCGGAATATTATTATGTATATATTTTGAGGTGTATTATGAGAGATACTTCTCGCGATGTAGTGATAGTTGGTATTTCTGCACGTTTTCCTGGTATCCAGGATATAAATTCTTGGTGGAATTCACTACTAAAAGGAGAAATTTTAACAACAAGATATAACTACGAGGAACTAGAGAAAAATGGTATTATAAAAGCCCATTACTTACAAAACGATTATATACCGGTCCGTGGACATCTAGACAATATTCTCAGATTTGATAATCAGTTCTTTAATGTAAATAATAGAGATGCTGAAATTATGGATCCACAATATCGTCTTATGTTAGAAGCTTCATGGTGTGCTCTTGAAGATGCAGGATATGGGAAAAAAAATAACAGACCTATTACTGGAGTTTTTGCATCTTGTAGTACTAGCAGTTATATGTATAACATTTTATTTAATGGGCCATATGAACCAGATATTTTAGAACAGATAATCCATGGTAATGAAAAAGATTTTATAGCAAGTATTATTGCATATAAATTAAATTTAATTGGTCCAGCTATTTCGATTCAGACGGCATGTTCTTCATCTTTAGTTGGTCTACATTTAGCAAAGCAATCTTTACTAAACAAGGAGTGTGATTTAGCTCTCGTTGCTGCCGCTGCAGTTCCCTTTCCTCAAGGTGGGTATTTATATCATGATGGAGGAATATACTCTAAAAATGGAAAATGCAGACCTTTTGATGCAAAAGCTGATGGTGTAATAGAAGGTTCAGGAGTAGCATGCGTTGTTTTAAAACGCCTAGAAGATGTCAACGAAAATGATGTTGAGCCTTATGCTGTTATTTTAGGTAGTGCAATAAATAATGATGGTTCATCTAAAGTTGGTTATTTTGCGCCATCAATTACTGGACAAAAAAGAGTAATAAACCAGGCAATACATAATGCAAATATTGATATTTCAAAAGTATCTTATATTGAAATGCATGGTACTGGTACTGTAATAGGAGATCCAATTGAATGGACTTCTACATCAGAATCTTATCAAGAACTTGGAGCTAAGACTAATCAAATCGCTATAGGGTCTGTAAAAGCTAATATAGGACACTTAGATGCAGCTGCTGGACTTGCATCCCTTATTAAGACAGTAATGATTTTAAGAACAAATCAAATTCCCCCTTTAGCAAACTTTGATGTTCCAAATCCATATTTAAGTAATTATGATAGTTCTCCTCTTTATATACCAAATGATATTAGCAATAACATCACACCTTACTCTGTGGAGATTGCTGCTATTAATTCATTTGGTATAGGCGGTACAAATGCACATGTTATAATTGGCAAAATACCAAATTCTCTCCAAAAAACAATTGTAAATGATTCAAAACCAAAGCTTTATACTTTATCCTTTTCAGCAAATGACACAGCTAGTTTAGACCAAGTACGTCAGTCTATGATAGAATATCTTATAAATAATTCTTCTAATTTAGATGATGTAGCATATAGCCTTCGTGAAGGTAGAGAACGTTTTAAAAAATTATTAACAGTTTTTGGTTATGATAAGCAGGAAATAATAAATAAACTCAGCACTGATAAGAATTTATTTTATAGTGAATCGGTAAATGCAGCATCTTCTACCCTTGTATTTCTATTTCCAGGCCAAGGTACTCAATATCCAGGAATGGCTATACCATTTCTGGTAATACCTGAATTACGAGAAACTATTGAGTCATGTATAGCTTTATGTGATTTTAATATACAACAAAATATTCGAGACTCATTATTTAATCCTTCTTATCCAAAAGAAAAGTTAGATGAAACAGAATTAACACAACCATCATTATTTATCTTAGAATATTCTATATCAAAATGTTTAATGAATATTGGATTGACTCCAGCAATTGTATTAGGACATAGTTTAGGTGAATTAAGTGCAATGTGTATCTCTGGTGTATTAACCTTACAACATGCATTAAGATTAGTAACAATTCGTGGAAAATCTATGCAAGAATGTAATGAAGGATTGATGTTAAATCTAGATTTGTCTGAAAAAGAATTAAAAGAAGTAATATTACGGTTAGGAAGTAAAGTTAGTATAGCTGCCCTTAACACTGAAAATTCTTCTGTTATATCTGGAACAAAAGAAGATATAATAGTGTTACAAGAGTTTCTTGGTGATAAAGCAGTGTCAAAAATACTTAAATCTAATCGTGCTTTTCATTCTGAATTGATTTCAGAAGCATTACCTTTTATGAGCAAAGTATTAAAAGAAATAAGTATTTCACCTGCAAAAATACCTATAATCTGTAATTTAGACGGAATGATTTTAGATATAGAACAGAAAGTAAATTCGGAATATTTTTTAAAACAAGCTATCAGTACTGTACAATTTAAAAAATCCTTAGAACAACTAAAAAACTTTTCAAATGTATTCTGTATAGAAGTTGGTCCAGGTAAAGTTCTTGGATCTATGAGTAAAACTTATGGTTTTAATACTATTTCCTTAGCAAATCAAGGTAGTAAAACAAAATCAGACGATGTTCTGCAGCAGTTAATGTGCATAGATAGCATAGGTTTCCATATAGAGCTATTTAATTACACAAAAGGTAAAATGTTACATATTCCCACATATAAATTTTATGGACCAAAATGGATTGCTCCAGAGATAAATTTATCTAATACAGAGAAATTACAGGACGAATCTAGTGTTTTAAAAACTAATGACAACAGTACTACTGATCTTTTAATAGCTATCTGGAATGAAGTTCTACGTTGTAATAATATAAATACAAAATCAAATTTCTTTCTTTTAGGCGGCGATTCTTTAATGATTACAAGTATTATACGTAAAGTAAATAAAACTTTTAATATTAATGTACCAGCCAAAGACATGCTTTCTTGTCAAACACTTGAAGATCAAGTACATATAATAGAACAAAGTTTAAATATTAAAAGTGATATATAAGACTTTATACTATATTGTATGTGGTGTTTCAATATCACTATTGTTGGCTTCATTAAGTATTTTATCAACTATCAATAACATTGATAAAGCAAATATAGATAGTAG
Coding sequences:
- a CDS encoding polyketide synthase, which codes for MRDTSRDVVIVGISARFPGIQDINSWWNSLLKGEILTTRYNYEELEKNGIIKAHYLQNDYIPVRGHLDNILRFDNQFFNVNNRDAEIMDPQYRLMLEASWCALEDAGYGKKNNRPITGVFASCSTSSYMYNILFNGPYEPDILEQIIHGNEKDFIASIIAYKLNLIGPAISIQTACSSSLVGLHLAKQSLLNKECDLALVAAAAVPFPQGGYLYHDGGIYSKNGKCRPFDAKADGVIEGSGVACVVLKRLEDVNENDVEPYAVILGSAINNDGSSKVGYFAPSITGQKRVINQAIHNANIDISKVSYIEMHGTGTVIGDPIEWTSTSESYQELGAKTNQIAIGSVKANIGHLDAAAGLASLIKTVMILRTNQIPPLANFDVPNPYLSNYDSSPLYIPNDISNNITPYSVEIAAINSFGIGGTNAHVIIGKIPNSLQKTIVNDSKPKLYTLSFSANDTASLDQVRQSMIEYLINNSSNLDDVAYSLREGRERFKKLLTVFGYDKQEIINKLSTDKNLFYSESVNAASSTLVFLFPGQGTQYPGMAIPFLVIPELRETIESCIALCDFNIQQNIRDSLFNPSYPKEKLDETELTQPSLFILEYSISKCLMNIGLTPAIVLGHSLGELSAMCISGVLTLQHALRLVTIRGKSMQECNEGLMLNLDLSEKELKEVILRLGSKVSIAALNTENSSVISGTKEDIIVLQEFLGDKAVSKILKSNRAFHSELISEALPFMSKVLKEISISPAKIPIICNLDGMILDIEQKVNSEYFLKQAISTVQFKKSLEQLKNFSNVFCIEVGPGKVLGSMSKTYGFNTISLANQGSKTKSDDVLQQLMCIDSIGFHIELFNYTKGKMLHIPTYKFYGPKWIAPEINLSNTEKLQDESSVLKTNDNSTTDLLIAIWNEVLRCNNINTKSNFFLLGGDSLMITSIIRKVNKTFNINVPAKDMLSCQTLEDQVHIIEQSLNIKSDI